One part of the Caldanaerobius fijiensis DSM 17918 genome encodes these proteins:
- a CDS encoding metallophosphoesterase family protein, translating into MLQKSDGQCLVQEQGKTTRLAVLADLHLPQGTERLRRAVAAVEAEKVDAVLVAGDLTQRGEEWEYAEWLRWKKRFAVPVFCVPGNHDVGDKGEVTGERLARYESQVGPSFFAVNVGAVRVIGLNSLLFGSGLEKEVEQWAFLSSELCHPASVPLSSATSVTTLSQYRTDRPRVVFLHHPPFRVQLDEKADYWNIDPESRRRLLDLFEANEDRICGVLAGHLHYPTALAWNNVPILVAPAVSFGLPEGKQPEGWMLVTVTGNAVDFVVREF; encoded by the coding sequence ATGCTTCAGAAATCAGATGGTCAATGTTTGGTGCAGGAACAAGGGAAAACGACGCGCCTGGCCGTCCTGGCTGACCTCCATCTCCCCCAGGGCACGGAACGCCTCCGGCGAGCCGTAGCAGCTGTCGAAGCTGAGAAGGTAGATGCGGTGCTGGTCGCCGGTGATTTAACACAGCGCGGCGAAGAATGGGAGTATGCTGAGTGGTTGCGGTGGAAGAAACGGTTCGCTGTCCCGGTTTTCTGTGTACCGGGCAACCATGATGTTGGGGACAAGGGAGAGGTAACCGGTGAACGGTTGGCCCGGTACGAGAGCCAAGTGGGTCCTTCGTTCTTTGCTGTCAATGTAGGGGCAGTACGCGTGATCGGTCTCAACTCGCTCTTATTCGGTAGTGGGCTGGAAAAGGAGGTGGAGCAGTGGGCATTTCTCAGTAGCGAACTGTGTCACCCAGCATCGGTACCGTTGTCGTCAGCGACATCTGTGACCACATTGAGTCAGTACAGGACAGACCGTCCGAGGGTTGTCTTCTTGCACCACCCGCCATTTCGGGTCCAGTTGGACGAGAAAGCTGATTACTGGAACATTGATCCTGAATCACGCCGGCGACTCCTCGACCTATTCGAAGCGAATGAAGACCGGATTTGTGGGGTGTTGGCTGGCCACCTTCATTATCCAACTGCGCTTGCTTGGAACAATGTACCAATTCTGGTGGCTCCAGCTGTTTCTTTTGGCCTTCCAGAGGGTAAGCAACCGGAGGGCTGGATGCTGGTAACCGTCACCGGAAATGCAGTTGACTTTGTGGTACGTGAGTTCTGA
- a CDS encoding alpha-L-fucosidase codes for MENTGDRERRLKWFKEARFGMFIHWGLYSQLGRHEWVMNRERIPIEEYEKLADTWHPRPNVAREWARLAKEAGMRYMVMTTKHHEGFCLFDSKLTDYTAVKRGPGRDLVAEYVEAARAEGLRVGFYYSLMDWHHPDGARCKFNEAARRRFVDYIHGQVKELCTNYGKVDILWYDVNWPLTPEEWEAEKMNAMVRSLQPDIIINDRSGLPEDFGTPEQHITPAKEGRAWEVCMTFNDSWGYTPIDTNYKSAWTVISMLRQVAAGGGNLLLNIGPAPDGSVPEPCIRALREVGEWLRKYGASIYDASDPMEQEWMITGGFTRKGNIVYFHCNRWPGNQLAIGGLRNKVLRARFMGGDDIRFTQEKDRLVLYDLPTLPPEPLDTVIELEVEGTPRQVLGAGYKLLEEVKD; via the coding sequence ATGGAAAATACTGGTGACAGAGAGCGCAGGCTTAAATGGTTTAAAGAAGCCAGATTTGGTATGTTTATTCACTGGGGATTGTATTCTCAACTTGGAAGGCATGAGTGGGTTATGAATCGTGAGCGCATACCTATTGAGGAATATGAAAAACTGGCGGACACATGGCATCCCAGGCCGAATGTAGCCAGGGAATGGGCAAGGCTTGCGAAAGAGGCTGGTATGAGGTACATGGTCATGACGACCAAGCACCACGAAGGATTCTGCCTTTTTGATTCAAAGCTTACCGACTATACTGCTGTCAAGAGAGGACCAGGCAGGGATCTTGTCGCAGAATATGTCGAAGCTGCCCGTGCCGAGGGTTTAAGGGTTGGCTTTTATTATTCGCTTATGGATTGGCATCATCCTGACGGTGCGCGTTGCAAATTCAATGAGGCTGCGAGGCGTAGATTTGTTGATTACATACATGGGCAGGTCAAGGAGCTTTGTACAAACTACGGTAAAGTGGATATTCTCTGGTATGATGTAAACTGGCCGCTTACTCCGGAGGAATGGGAAGCCGAGAAAATGAACGCCATGGTAAGAAGCCTTCAGCCAGACATAATCATAAATGACAGGTCAGGTCTGCCTGAAGATTTTGGAACCCCTGAACAGCATATTACGCCGGCAAAAGAGGGACGGGCGTGGGAGGTTTGCATGACATTTAACGATAGTTGGGGATATACACCGATCGATACAAACTATAAGAGTGCTTGGACTGTTATAAGCATGTTAAGACAGGTAGCAGCAGGCGGAGGTAATCTCCTTTTAAATATAGGTCCTGCGCCCGATGGCAGTGTACCTGAACCCTGCATCAGAGCGTTAAGAGAAGTTGGTGAATGGTTGAGAAAATATGGGGCGTCTATCTATGATGCGTCTGATCCGATGGAGCAGGAGTGGATGATAACAGGTGGCTTTACGCGCAAAGGCAATATCGTTTATTTCCACTGCAACCGCTGGCCGGGTAACCAGCTGGCCATAGGTGGGTTGCGCAACAAGGTTTTACGTGCAAGGTTTATGGGTGGCGATGATATTAGATTTACACAGGAGAAAGACAGGCTTGTGCTTTATGATCTGCCAACGCTTCCCCCTGAGCCGCTGGATACTGTCATAGAACTTGAAGTCGAAGGTACTCCGCGTCAGGTATTGGGTGCCGGCTACAAGCTTTTGGAAGAGGTTAAGGATTAG
- a CDS encoding uroporphyrinogen decarboxylase family protein, with protein MSRQLALDTVYLKSTPRLAHTEYSLEYHTDYIRTKTGLDPSDPEAVKRLYNLWDIDFIWHTNDGLHGDWAKFGRTTDMGHAEYAVDGSDKHDPAVCPFNSPEEVWSFDAVSEYGLPDFNEQVAAYENIIQQARQEYPDQLFTGGYYKTIVSGAIQAFGWEMLLLGASNPSKMEKVFDSFFRYTLFHMEAWAKTSVEVIIQHDDFVWASGPFMHPDYYRKVIIPRYAELWKPLHAAGKKVLFCSDGNFMEFAEDIVAAGADGLIFEPCNDFEFMVERFGQDIVLIGSCVDCRDMTFGKWDVVRSQIDRTLELAKHCRGLIFAVGNHLPANIPDDMMDRYIGYLKSHWNK; from the coding sequence TTGAGCAGGCAATTAGCGCTGGATACCGTTTATCTAAAGTCCACCCCTCGTTTAGCTCATACAGAATATAGTTTGGAGTATCATACTGATTATATCCGTACCAAAACAGGTTTGGATCCATCTGACCCTGAGGCGGTCAAACGTTTATATAATCTATGGGATATCGACTTTATATGGCATACTAATGACGGCCTGCATGGAGATTGGGCAAAATTTGGCAGGACTACGGATATGGGGCATGCTGAATATGCTGTTGATGGCAGCGATAAACATGATCCTGCAGTATGCCCCTTTAATTCGCCTGAAGAAGTGTGGAGCTTTGATGCTGTGTCAGAGTATGGATTGCCTGATTTCAATGAGCAGGTGGCTGCATATGAAAATATAATTCAGCAAGCAAGGCAGGAATATCCCGATCAGTTGTTTACAGGAGGTTATTATAAAACTATTGTATCAGGAGCTATACAGGCGTTTGGTTGGGAGATGCTACTTTTGGGAGCATCAAATCCGTCAAAAATGGAAAAGGTTTTTGATAGCTTTTTCAGGTATACGCTTTTTCACATGGAGGCGTGGGCAAAGACGAGCGTTGAAGTGATAATTCAGCATGACGACTTTGTTTGGGCAAGTGGCCCTTTTATGCATCCTGATTATTATCGAAAAGTTATAATACCACGTTATGCAGAGCTTTGGAAACCTCTGCATGCTGCTGGCAAAAAAGTATTATTCTGTTCTGATGGAAATTTCATGGAATTTGCTGAAGATATAGTGGCGGCTGGAGCTGATGGCTTAATTTTTGAACCCTGTAATGATTTTGAATTCATGGTGGAACGCTTCGGACAGGATATAGTGTTAATTGGAAGCTGTGTGGACTGCAGGGACATGACATTTGGAAAGTGGGATGTTGTCCGTTCCCAGATAGATCGCACACTTGAATTAGCAAAGCACTGCCGCGGCTTGATATTTGCTGTGGGCAACCATTTACCTGCCAATATTCCCGATGATATGATGGATCGTTATATAGGGTATCTCAAGTCACACTGGAATAAATAA
- a CDS encoding ABC transporter ATP-binding protein has translation MSNHIRLKIMDKAQRVDQAYYDIPEYYNKMENAMREVSYRPVTIVSSSFTFFSYCTTLISYSIVLMRFSPWVPVLVILSSIPNGIVQNKFKDKVFEVTKTKVKERRQMNYLSNMVTSKDFSKEIRLFGIGNYIVSRYKNVFNKYFVAYKGTLVKSSLWNFMTSLLIMGVIGALSVWLGISALKGYISLGDFSLYTSSLFNIHGYINMVITVGAFVAQGNLYIGNLRAFLEQKSHLYETSKKIKPRRSGEHYIKFENVSFKYPGTDRYVLKDINLEIYPGETIALVGLNGAGKSTLVKLLIRLYDPTEGRILLDDIDLKEYDIEALRSLYGVVFQDFCRYAFTVEENIAIGDIDNIRDKDRIYEAAVKSKADEFIRNLPRGYETSLTREFEDDGIELSIGQWQKLALARAFFRDADILILDEPTASLDVEAEYEVFKLFDQLRENRTTVFISHRLSSATIASKIVFIKDGMISEVGTHRELMEKGGDYARLFKMQAERYQE, from the coding sequence ATGTCAAATCATATAAGGTTAAAGATCATGGATAAGGCACAAAGGGTGGATCAGGCATATTACGATATTCCGGAATATTACAACAAAATGGAAAACGCTATGAGAGAAGTCAGCTATAGACCTGTTACAATAGTTTCTTCTTCATTTACTTTTTTCTCTTATTGTACTACTTTAATCAGTTATTCTATAGTTTTGATGAGATTTTCTCCATGGGTGCCGGTACTTGTTATATTGTCTTCAATACCTAATGGCATTGTTCAAAACAAATTTAAAGATAAGGTATTTGAAGTTACCAAAACCAAGGTTAAAGAAAGGCGGCAGATGAACTATCTTTCCAATATGGTTACCTCAAAAGATTTCTCAAAAGAAATACGCTTATTTGGTATCGGCAATTATATTGTTTCTAGATATAAAAACGTTTTTAATAAATACTTTGTGGCTTATAAAGGTACATTGGTTAAAAGTAGCCTATGGAATTTTATGACGTCGTTACTCATAATGGGCGTAATAGGTGCCTTAAGCGTATGGTTGGGCATATCAGCACTTAAAGGGTATATTTCCCTGGGTGATTTTTCGCTTTATACTTCGTCGCTTTTCAATATACACGGTTACATTAATATGGTCATTACAGTAGGTGCTTTTGTCGCTCAAGGGAATCTCTACATAGGGAATCTACGCGCGTTTCTTGAACAAAAATCCCATCTTTATGAGACATCTAAAAAGATTAAACCCAGGAGATCAGGTGAACATTATATAAAATTTGAGAATGTATCCTTTAAGTATCCGGGTACAGATAGATACGTATTAAAAGATATAAATCTTGAGATATACCCTGGCGAAACAATAGCCCTGGTAGGTCTGAATGGTGCGGGTAAATCTACTCTTGTAAAGCTTTTGATCCGTTTATATGACCCGACGGAAGGTCGAATTCTGCTGGATGATATAGATTTAAAAGAATATGACATAGAAGCCTTACGCTCTCTGTATGGAGTAGTATTTCAGGATTTTTGCCGTTACGCCTTTACTGTGGAGGAAAATATTGCCATAGGTGATATAGATAATATAAGAGATAAAGATAGAATTTATGAAGCGGCAGTAAAAAGCAAAGCTGACGAGTTTATAAGAAATCTTCCCAGGGGCTATGAAACAAGTTTGACGCGGGAGTTTGAAGATGACGGTATAGAGTTATCAATAGGCCAGTGGCAGAAATTAGCCCTTGCCAGAGCCTTTTTCCGCGATGCCGATATACTGATTCTGGATGAGCCCACAGCATCTCTCGATGTAGAAGCTGAATATGAGGTGTTTAAGCTGTTTGACCAGCTGAGAGAAAACCGGACAACGGTATTCATTTCCCATCGGCTTTCCAGCGCCACAATCGCATCAAAGATTGTGTTTATTAAGGATGGAATGATTTCAGAAGTGGGTACTCATAGAGAGTTGATGGAGAAAGGAGGCGACTACGCTCGACTGTTTAAAATGCAGGCAGAAAGGTATCAAGAATAA
- a CDS encoding ClpX C4-type zinc finger protein: protein MEKVVNNVIKEDLRCSFCGNTQEDGHRLVAGPNVFICDQCIVSCLMMLHKFDVQVINKQNIKRYKVDLGEDVIHGGNVSKCPKCNTYIIYTEPSPLKHSCDD from the coding sequence ATGGAAAAGGTGGTCAACAACGTAATAAAAGAGGACTTGAGGTGTTCTTTTTGCGGGAATACTCAGGAAGATGGTCACAGGCTTGTGGCAGGCCCTAATGTGTTTATATGTGACCAATGTATAGTTTCTTGTTTGATGATGTTACATAAGTTTGATGTTCAAGTGATAAACAAGCAAAACATAAAAAGATATAAGGTAGATCTGGGTGAAGACGTCATACACGGCGGTAATGTCAGCAAATGTCCGAAATGTAACACCTATATAATTTACACAGAGCCATCTCCTTTAAAACATAGTTGCGATGATTAG
- a CDS encoding GNAT family N-acetyltransferase produces the protein MENNKVVGFIATLLNIELSKGQIMVLMVDEKYRNKGIGHQLLDAVMKDFGDLKIKNIQLGAGVGSYIWPGVPTDLPGAVQFFKKYGFDFKEEIIDMVMELNNYSTPQYVYDRIKNLGIQIREADISDVSGILDFERTNFPNWYIYYKDLCDNGDVEKIHIAIYDQEIVGAVILIDKGITWEDYFGKKTGGIGCIGVAENYRNKGIGLALAARITESLKIKGFDISYVGYTWLDEWYGKLGYKIWRKYKMGYMEL, from the coding sequence ATAGAAAATAATAAGGTCGTTGGGTTTATTGCTACATTATTAAATATAGAGCTATCCAAAGGACAAATAATGGTTTTAATGGTTGATGAAAAATACAGAAATAAGGGTATCGGTCATCAATTGCTAGACGCTGTTATGAAAGATTTTGGAGATTTAAAAATAAAAAACATTCAATTAGGTGCTGGAGTTGGATCATATATATGGCCTGGTGTGCCTACAGATTTACCAGGCGCTGTACAATTTTTTAAAAAATATGGGTTTGATTTTAAAGAAGAAATTATTGATATGGTTATGGAATTAAATAATTATTCAACACCTCAATATGTGTATGATCGTATTAAAAATTTAGGAATACAGATAAGAGAAGCAGATATAAGCGATGTTTCAGGCATCCTTGATTTTGAACGGACTAATTTTCCGAATTGGTATATATATTATAAGGATTTGTGTGATAATGGCGATGTAGAAAAAATACACATTGCTATCTATGACCAAGAGATAGTAGGGGCTGTTATATTAATTGACAAAGGAATAACTTGGGAAGACTACTTTGGTAAAAAGACGGGTGGTATTGGTTGTATTGGAGTTGCAGAAAATTATAGAAATAAAGGTATAGGATTGGCTTTAGCAGCCAGAATAACAGAGTCACTTAAAATAAAAGGGTTTGATATATCATATGTAGGATATACCTGGCTTGATGAATGGTATGGAAAGCTGGGATACAAAATATGGAGAAAGTATAAGATGGGATATATGGAATTATAA
- a CDS encoding exo-alpha-sialidase, producing MAFAEKRWTRTDPIKVADEENVPCCNPVLFKDNNGKLYLFYKVGENTLVWRTMVITSVDKGSVIIPYIPSYTFSIFCIPAFHTIHQARYILHMIYQTLLF from the coding sequence ATGGCTTTCGCGGAGAAAAGATGGACAAGGACTGATCCCATAAAAGTGGCTGATGAAGAAAACGTTCCTTGCTGTAATCCCGTGCTATTTAAAGATAATAATGGTAAGTTATATCTATTTTATAAAGTAGGGGAAAACACATTGGTATGGCGCACTATGGTAATCACTTCAGTTGATAAAGGCAGTGTTATAATTCCATATATCCCATCTTATACTTTCTCCATATTTTGTATCCCAGCTTTCCATACCATTCATCAAGCCAGGTATATCCTACATATGATATATCAAACCCTTTTATTTTAA
- a CDS encoding ABC-2 family transporter protein codes for MRTGGLDTFLLKPVSYLGYWSCRQFTTNVFYSVENAIIAVVLSIFFSKYFYLQTDGYYLILMLISLILSFILAYLIDFVLSMTAFWLENSSGIKSIYFLIMTFLSGQIVPLNVLPDFIQRITSKLPFYYINFFPVQIYLGKVTYHDALLGILTEALWIVSFYLIYKVEWKLGLKTYKSMGG; via the coding sequence TTGAGGACAGGTGGCCTGGACACCTTTTTATTAAAGCCTGTAAGCTATTTGGGGTACTGGTCATGTCGGCAATTTACCACCAACGTTTTTTACTCTGTAGAAAATGCCATCATTGCAGTGGTTTTATCGATATTCTTCAGCAAGTACTTTTACCTCCAGACGGATGGATATTATTTGATTTTGATGTTGATTTCATTGATTTTAAGCTTTATACTGGCCTACTTAATCGATTTTGTGTTGAGCATGACAGCATTCTGGTTAGAAAACTCCAGTGGAATAAAAAGCATTTATTTTTTGATCATGACTTTTTTGTCAGGTCAGATTGTGCCATTAAATGTTTTGCCTGATTTCATACAGCGGATAACCAGCAAACTTCCTTTTTATTATATAAATTTTTTTCCCGTACAGATATACCTGGGTAAAGTCACTTATCACGATGCCTTGTTGGGTATATTGACAGAGGCTTTATGGATAGTTTCATTTTATTTAATCTATAAAGTTGAATGGAAATTGGGATTGAAAACCTATAAATCTATGGGAGGTTAA
- a CDS encoding ABC-2 family transporter protein, with amino-acid sequence MISIANLNIDAVLTAMLALPVFVYVLSTGTIKVTLINALLYILFIFIGVAIKYFFAFLLMSLSLWLVKAYALYSIFEEFFNLTVYPESIYKGIVRILFSLIVPIMIIANLPAMVFMGNFNSAYIAYSLIAAGFFWLLSDIVWKQGLKHYTSASS; translated from the coding sequence TTGATATCCATTGCTAATTTAAACATTGATGCAGTGTTAACGGCAATGTTAGCTCTGCCGGTATTTGTGTATGTACTATCTACGGGTACTATAAAGGTTACATTGATTAATGCTTTGCTTTATATTTTGTTTATATTTATAGGTGTAGCAATAAAGTACTTTTTTGCCTTTTTGCTGATGAGCCTATCTTTATGGCTGGTAAAGGCGTATGCACTGTATTCTATTTTTGAAGAATTTTTTAACCTTACTGTATACCCTGAATCTATTTATAAAGGTATAGTAAGGATATTATTTTCACTTATAGTTCCGATTATGATTATTGCTAATTTGCCTGCTATGGTATTTATGGGTAATTTTAATTCTGCCTATATAGCTTATTCATTGATTGCTGCCGGGTTTTTTTGGTTATTAAGCGATATTGTTTGGAAACAGGGTTTAAAACATTACACCAGTGCCAGTTCATAA